The Zeugodacus cucurbitae isolate PBARC_wt_2022May unplaced genomic scaffold, idZeuCucr1.2 ctg00000223.1, whole genome shotgun sequence genome contains the following window.
tcgctatacaatggagctattacgtcgcaatatgataggtccgggtatagatgtaccggcaccagatgtgaataccagccaacgcgagatgagttggttggtggatcaatatattaaaacttttggtaatttttttttatgaaatattagaaaacgtcttgatagacaaataaattgttcttctaggctataacgatgtagatgcattggccatcacgactggtaagccagtagaaataggcggtataaatggtcgcaccgccgccacgggacgtggtctatttaaggcggctgaatgttttattatggataaagattggatggatttattaggctggaagactggttggaaagataaaaccgtgatcgtacaagggtttggcaatgtcggttcccatgcatccgtttttgtagtggaagccggtgccaaactgatcggtgttcaagaatttgacgtgtctctagtaaatgagaatggcattgatccaaaggtatgtggcgtattgaaaataaatatctccatgataatatttttttaattttcttcatatacttaggacttaatggagtattatgcaaaaaataataaatcaatcaagggctataccaaagccaccgaaaaagagggcagtttgttgggtgaaaaatgcgatatactaatgccttgctctacgcaaaaggttctcactgtcgaaaatgctaacagtgtacaagccaagatgattttagaaggcgctaatggtccttcgacgccagctgccgatgaaatattacgtaaaaagaatgtactcattataccggatttgttttgcaatgctggcggtgtaacggtatcctactttgagtacttaaagaatatcaatcatgtatcttatggcaaaatgaatgttaaacgcgagaaagccataatcaacgagatctttaactccatgaatgagtgcgaggtaagtgaactttgaccaccgtgcaaataagttaatttgttaatatgaatttttttaatttatttatttaggataagttcaagccaaacaaaaagtttaagctcataagagactgtacgaaggaggcggatattgtagacgcaggactacaaacagttatggaaactgcgggggcaggcattaagattgtggccaatgaattcggtctctgcaatgatttacgcaccgctgcctttatttactcgatttctaagattttccgagccttagaaatggagggcatttctcaacaataattacagaatgcgtctgaagtcgcttggcgattatttatttttacaaattttacatttatatatttataagatccaaagtgtaatatccttttgtat
Protein-coding sequences here:
- the LOC128924034 gene encoding glutamate dehydrogenase 2, mitochondrial-like, whose protein sequence is MELLRRNMIGPGIDVPAPDVNTSQREMSWLVDQYIKTFGYNDVDALAITTGKPVEIGGINGRTAATGRGLFKAAECFIMDKDWMDLLGWKTGWKDKTVIVQGFGNVGSHASVFVVEAGAKLIGVQEFDVSLVNENGIDPKDLMEYYAKNNKSIKGYTKATEKEGSLLGEKCDILMPCSTQKVLTVENANSVQAKMILEGANGPSTPAADEILRKKNVLIIPDLFCNAGGVTVSYFEYLKNINHVSYGKMNVKREKAIINEIFNSMNECEDKFKPNKKFKLIRDCTKEADIVDAGLQTVMETAGAGIKIVANEFGLCNDLRTAAFIYSISKIFRALEMEGISQQ